Genomic window (Alteromonas pelagimontana):
GGCACCCGCGCTTCTATCCCAAAGGCCATTGTCATGTTGTCTACTCGCTTTACAGGATCATCTACCAACATCACTTCCGTATCTAACATCAATGTTTGTTCAATTGCAGAGGAGTCAGGATTCTTATGAAATCCTTGAGAAAAATACTGAGAAACCATATTAAGCGCATGATCCTCCTCAACCCAGTCAGGGTGAAGCAGTTCTTTTAGTTCGTGGTGTTGGTAAGAAAAATAAGCATTAGCATAGGCTTGCGCGGCGTTTTCCTGGGAGGCTTCCACCATTGGCGGATACCAGTGATAACCTGCAAATACCTCATCAGCGCCCTGACCGCTTTGAACCACTTTCACATGTTCGCTGACTTTTTTAGATAATAGATAAAAGCCAATAACATCATGAGAAACCATAGGTTCCGACATTGCCTCAACACAAGAAGATAATGAATTTAGTAAAGTGTGAGGCTTCGCGAATATTTTAAAGTGGGTGGTATTAAACTTATTCGCAATGAGATCTGAATACTCAAATTCATCGCCCTGATCTTGGGCAACGGCATCAAAACCAATAGAAAATGTGTGAATATCTTTCTGGCCCAGTTCATGTAGTAACCCCACGATCAATGAGGAATCCAATCCGCCCGACAGTAACACACCTACGGGCACATCGGCTTCAAGCCGTCGCTCTACGCTTTTCAATAAGGCTTGATGTAACCTATCGGTCCAGTCTTTTTCTGAATAATCAACGAATTGCTCGCGCCCCTTATTTTCAGGGTATTGAGAGTGACTTAACCTGTTTTGCAGGCTCCAATACTGCTGCCGCTTAATTTCTCCATTAGCAGCCACCTTCATCCAGTGGCCTGGGGCGAGTTTTTTGATGCTTTTAAAAGGTGTCTTGTGCTGCGTAACAGCTCGAAAACTTAAATAGTAATTCAGCGATACCGGGTCGAGCTCCCTTTCACAGTTTGGGTGCTTTAATAAGGCGGGTAAAGTGGAAGCAAAACAAAACCTCTCCGAATGATTAAAGTAATACAAAGGCTTTACCCCAAGCCTGTCTCGTGCCACAAAAACGTCCTCACGCATGTGATCATAAATAACAAACGCGAACATACCATTAAATTGCTCCAGAC
Coding sequences:
- a CDS encoding N-acetylglutaminylglutamine amidotransferase, which codes for MCGLAGEISFRDRPNVNAVEKMLSTLSSRGPDDEGLYVQGNVCLGHRRLKIIDLSNHANQPMVDATLGLTIIFNGCIYNYKSFIGKLESLGYHFFSRSDTEVVLKAYAHWREDCLEQFNGMFAFVIYDHMREDVFVARDRLGVKPLYYFNHSERFCFASTLPALLKHPNCERELDPVSLNYYLSFRAVTQHKTPFKSIKKLAPGHWMKVAANGEIKRQQYWSLQNRLSHSQYPENKGREQFVDYSEKDWTDRLHQALLKSVERRLEADVPVGVLLSGGLDSSLIVGLLHELGQKDIHTFSIGFDAVAQDQGDEFEYSDLIANKFNTTHFKIFAKPHTLLNSLSSCVEAMSEPMVSHDVIGFYLLSKKVSEHVKVVQSGQGADEVFAGYHWYPPMVEASQENAAQAYANAYFSYQHHELKELLHPDWVEEDHALNMVSQYFSQGFHKNPDSSAIEQTLMLDTEVMLVDDPVKRVDNMTMAFGIEARVPFLDHELVEMANQIPYQLKLKGGGKYLLKQVARRIIPHEVIDRPKDYFPVPGLQNMQGPYLEMAKEVFSQREAQQRGIFNMGRIQQMLNQPNDFKGRFGSKLWQATLLELWLQLQLKPA